From Parasphaerochaeta coccoides DSM 17374, a single genomic window includes:
- a CDS encoding sugar ABC transporter substrate-binding protein has protein sequence MKTIARKMMIILIVICVIMPTVLFAGGKKEQSNLPLIYVVMQGSQSMFPRYQVAAMHQYMETAHPAVSIRVVFADDDASNQLRQVETAVAEGAAAIVLNPVDKVQSGVAVDFAHAAGIPIITLSQSTNSQNETAFVGSDDIESGILQMQRLLEAAKEKGIEKPRFAYINAVLGHSAQVLREQAYKQELAKHPEVQLVVQNTADWSGEKALQLVENWIQIYKKGDDPGIDMIAAHADCILVGAITAVENAGLVGKVLLSGIDADMPVLEKIKAGVVDNTIWQDAVLQGETALKVAIEAAMGKKVETILIPFQTVTRANVDEYIQKANFRNELAAKYF, from the coding sequence ATGAAAACTATCGCCCGGAAAATGATGATCATTTTGATTGTCATATGTGTCATCATGCCAACTGTATTATTCGCGGGAGGCAAGAAGGAACAGTCAAATCTACCGCTGATTTATGTCGTCATGCAAGGTAGCCAGAGCATGTTCCCGCGCTACCAGGTTGCGGCGATGCATCAATACATGGAAACGGCACATCCTGCTGTCAGCATTCGTGTCGTATTTGCTGATGATGATGCATCCAACCAACTGCGTCAGGTAGAAACCGCAGTAGCAGAAGGTGCAGCGGCAATTGTCCTGAATCCGGTTGACAAAGTTCAATCGGGGGTAGCTGTTGATTTCGCCCATGCCGCTGGCATCCCAATCATCACGCTAAGTCAGTCAACGAACAGTCAAAATGAAACGGCGTTCGTCGGATCTGATGATATTGAATCAGGCATACTCCAGATGCAAAGACTACTTGAAGCAGCAAAAGAAAAGGGTATTGAAAAACCACGTTTTGCTTATATTAATGCTGTTCTCGGACATTCCGCCCAAGTTTTGCGTGAACAGGCGTACAAGCAAGAACTCGCGAAGCATCCGGAGGTTCAGTTGGTAGTTCAGAACACTGCTGACTGGTCGGGTGAAAAAGCTCTGCAACTGGTTGAAAACTGGATTCAGATTTATAAGAAAGGCGACGATCCAGGAATCGACATGATTGCAGCACATGCCGACTGTATTCTCGTTGGTGCGATTACAGCTGTAGAGAACGCTGGTCTGGTCGGTAAGGTTCTGCTTTCAGGTATTGACGCTGATATGCCTGTCCTTGAAAAGATTAAGGCTGGTGTTGTTGACAACACAATCTGGCAGGATGCTGTATTGCAAGGTGAAACTGCCCTTAAGGTGGCAATTGAAGCTGCCATGGGTAAGAAAGTCGAGACAATCCTGATTCCTTTCCAGACAGTGACGAGAGCAAATGTCGATGAATACATCCAGAAAGCTAATTTCAGGAATGAACTGGCTGCTAAATATTTCTAG
- a CDS encoding NAD-dependent epimerase/dehydratase family protein gives MSKYFVTGVSGCIGGWVAKNLVEAGHVVFALLRNPDKLRKLSLIMKPEDIAKIKVIEGDITDLDLLKRVLQESKAQKIIHLAAMQMPFCKKDPALGARVNVEGTVNVFEAAQAVGLKQVVYSSSTAVYGDISDYANGEFDHNSPLIPRSFYGVYKQANEWQAKVYWQDLGISSIGIRPFVVYGPLRDQGMTSTPTAAIKAAVKGETYEISYGGECEFQFADDVAKIFVAAADAEFTGAEVYNAGGGTVDMKRIVDAIGAAIPESKGKITFKDISLPFPRHKDTGAIEKAIGSLTWTSLEEGIRLSAGYYRNAIVRGEQI, from the coding sequence ATGAGTAAGTATTTTGTCACAGGCGTTAGCGGTTGCATTGGCGGTTGGGTCGCAAAAAATCTGGTTGAAGCCGGTCATGTTGTTTTTGCATTATTGCGTAACCCCGACAAATTAAGAAAGCTTTCGTTGATTATGAAACCGGAAGATATTGCAAAAATAAAAGTCATTGAAGGTGACATCACAGATTTGGATTTGTTGAAAAGAGTACTGCAAGAGAGCAAGGCACAAAAAATCATTCACTTGGCGGCCATGCAGATGCCATTTTGTAAAAAAGATCCTGCTTTGGGAGCCCGTGTCAATGTTGAAGGAACTGTCAATGTCTTTGAAGCAGCACAAGCCGTTGGATTGAAACAGGTTGTGTATTCAAGCAGTACAGCGGTTTATGGTGATATTTCCGATTATGCCAATGGCGAGTTTGACCATAATTCACCACTGATTCCTCGGTCGTTCTATGGTGTGTATAAACAGGCAAACGAATGGCAGGCTAAAGTCTATTGGCAGGATTTAGGAATCAGTAGCATTGGGATACGCCCATTCGTTGTATATGGACCATTGCGTGACCAAGGAATGACATCTACCCCGACAGCTGCTATCAAGGCGGCCGTCAAAGGGGAAACGTATGAAATTTCTTATGGCGGGGAATGCGAATTCCAATTTGCTGATGATGTGGCCAAAATTTTTGTCGCAGCAGCAGATGCTGAGTTCACAGGGGCGGAGGTCTACAATGCTGGCGGCGGTACGGTTGACATGAAAAGAATCGTCGATGCCATCGGAGCGGCTATTCCGGAATCGAAGGGCAAAATTACTTTTAAGGATATTTCTTTACCATTCCCCCGACACAAGGATACCGGAGCAATTGAAAAAGCCATTGGCTCATTGACGTGGACATCTTTGGAGGAAGGTATTCGTCTCAGTGCCGGATATTACAGAAACGCGATTGTACGAGGGGAACAAATTTAA
- a CDS encoding FadR/GntR family transcriptional regulator, whose translation MNGNEKYTFSTIKRSSTVERIVGNIIMLIKQQSLNVGDRLPPERQLCELIGVSRPILREALKALQIMNIIDIRQGSGTYIKRLEPEQVIEHLDIVFHLDSSLYVDLYEARRILESAIARMAVNNITDEQLAAIEENIRVSEQNLDDEKLFYEKDLELHEIILKAAGNRIIPIFMQSINKLSLLIREKSNAIPDIRRNTMVDHRKILKALRDRDKDAVAASMAEHIANVEHALLTTEGEKNE comes from the coding sequence ATGAACGGCAATGAGAAATATACGTTTTCCACTATAAAACGCTCCAGTACCGTGGAGAGAATTGTGGGAAATATTATCATGCTGATTAAACAACAAAGTCTGAATGTTGGAGACCGGCTGCCTCCGGAGCGGCAACTGTGTGAATTGATTGGTGTTTCCCGTCCGATTCTACGGGAGGCACTGAAGGCTCTCCAGATCATGAACATCATCGATATCCGCCAAGGTTCTGGAACTTATATAAAAAGGCTGGAACCGGAACAGGTGATTGAACACCTGGATATTGTCTTTCATTTGGATTCCAGCCTGTACGTTGATCTTTATGAAGCGCGACGTATTCTTGAGTCCGCCATTGCGCGTATGGCCGTAAATAATATCACCGACGAGCAATTGGCGGCCATCGAGGAGAACATTCGTGTATCAGAACAGAATCTGGATGATGAAAAGCTTTTTTATGAAAAAGATCTGGAACTGCACGAAATAATCCTGAAAGCGGCAGGGAATCGGATTATTCCTATTTTCATGCAATCCATAAACAAGCTTTCCTTATTAATCAGAGAGAAGTCCAACGCCATTCCAGACATCAGAAGGAACACAATGGTAGATCATCGTAAGATTCTAAAAGCCCTTCGAGATCGAGATAAGGATGCGGTGGCTGCTAGCATGGCAGAACATATTGCCAATGTCGAACATGCACTGCTGACGACGGAAGGAGAGAAAAATGAGTAA
- a CDS encoding SDR family NAD(P)-dependent oxidoreductase, with protein MKEIRVAMITGAASGIGRAAAKKFSENGYAVAMIDKNTAIKEVEDELRKNGAESFGFSGDVSRETDVKAFVEETLTRYGRIDVLNCNAGIVVVKPLEETTYDEFLRVAEVNIGGTFLMHKYVLPVMKRQNKGSIVNLGSVSGHVGQTEHAIYGATKGAVISFTRSIAWEAAKWNIRINSVSPGSVDTPMLRSDIQLEATRTGKSFEDVKRLREAEQAFDRWADPSEIATAIYFLASDEASFITGSDLLVDCGWVAK; from the coding sequence ATGAAAGAAATTCGTGTTGCTATGATAACAGGGGCGGCCAGCGGTATTGGCCGCGCGGCTGCAAAAAAGTTTTCTGAAAACGGGTATGCCGTTGCCATGATTGATAAAAATACGGCAATCAAGGAAGTAGAAGACGAACTCAGAAAAAACGGGGCGGAAAGTTTTGGGTTTTCCGGTGATGTATCCCGTGAAACGGATGTAAAGGCATTCGTAGAAGAAACCCTCACCCGGTATGGGCGCATTGACGTGCTGAATTGCAATGCCGGTATTGTTGTCGTCAAACCACTTGAAGAAACGACATATGACGAGTTTCTCAGAGTCGCCGAGGTAAATATCGGAGGTACTTTCCTCATGCATAAATATGTCCTTCCGGTGATGAAACGTCAGAATAAAGGTTCAATTGTAAACCTTGGTTCTGTTTCCGGTCATGTCGGGCAGACCGAGCACGCCATCTATGGCGCGACCAAAGGAGCCGTAATCTCTTTTACCCGGAGCATCGCATGGGAAGCGGCAAAGTGGAATATCCGGATTAATTCAGTCAGTCCGGGTTCCGTGGATACGCCGATGTTGCGTAGTGATATCCAACTTGAAGCGACTCGTACCGGCAAAAGTTTTGAAGACGTGAAGCGTCTGCGAGAAGCGGAACAGGCTTTCGATCGCTGGGCGGATCCATCCGAGATTGCTACGGCAATTTATTTCCTTGCGAGCGATGAAGCGTCATTCATCACGGGCTCTGATTTGTTGGTGGATTGTGGATGGGTAGCAAAATGA
- a CDS encoding 3-keto-5-aminohexanoate cleavage protein: MNKKPLVIVATPNICWLNSEVTYPRTADEIITEAVRCREAGASVLHTHAEGQWSEVINGVRNASDIIIQSGMSSIPLQERIELFEQKSDMVSIIANHHAEAFTQVNCDLLHPLAELEEYAVACRQYGVKPEWEIWHPGSIWNLNKLIEKGLLDPPYITTFFLGWPGGTWSPPTVQEYLYRKSLMPENCVITVSIMCKEQMDILVSAIIHGDNVRVGTEDWPYLQNGKIAETHELVKEIADISRSLGRPVATPAQAREMTGIPMMVKK; encoded by the coding sequence ATGAATAAGAAACCTTTAGTCATCGTAGCTACGCCGAATATCTGCTGGTTAAATTCCGAAGTCACCTATCCTCGCACAGCCGATGAGATTATAACGGAAGCGGTTCGTTGTCGTGAGGCGGGCGCGTCTGTCCTGCATACGCATGCGGAAGGACAATGGAGTGAAGTAATCAATGGTGTCAGGAATGCCAGTGATATCATCATCCAAAGTGGAATGTCCAGCATCCCGTTGCAGGAAAGGATAGAATTGTTCGAGCAGAAGAGTGATATGGTTTCCATCATAGCCAACCATCACGCTGAAGCTTTCACACAGGTAAACTGTGATCTCCTGCACCCGTTGGCTGAACTTGAGGAATATGCCGTTGCCTGTCGTCAGTATGGTGTAAAGCCGGAATGGGAAATCTGGCATCCGGGTTCCATATGGAATTTGAATAAGCTGATTGAGAAAGGTCTGCTTGACCCTCCGTATATCACGACGTTCTTCCTTGGATGGCCGGGTGGAACATGGTCTCCTCCGACGGTGCAAGAATACCTCTACCGCAAAAGCCTTATGCCCGAAAATTGTGTAATTACTGTCAGCATCATGTGCAAGGAGCAGATGGATATCCTTGTATCGGCAATCATCCACGGGGACAACGTTCGTGTCGGTACCGAAGATTGGCCATACTTGCAGAATGGAAAAATTGCTGAAACCCATGAATTAGTCAAGGAAATAGCTGATATTTCCCGCTCTTTGGGAAGACCTGTTGCCACTCCTGCCCAAGCACGGGAAATGACGGGTATTCCAATGATGGTTAAAAAGTGA
- a CDS encoding M24 family metallopeptidase encodes MNSGLRKDASVDKPLSADTGIGQSGLDFSDLKNGFGLFAQVCTSVEELRYEMRILEGKSFQFNIKNSTDLVHEGAEPGDEVFSLEFGQGNCKATMGPIKTKPPVVIFYVNKETLYDLVKGVLYSSVAQMGGYIKYTGNRPDAMDFQRVFELFLNQFLVHDVQSLKEAQKKMDYSGKVKFGVIGGGQAFHFHSNGDRGSSLIAYTGIYDRNYENAKKMALTYRDGVMVPYENIDEMLASGIDAVLVMVPHVYHVEMVEKCAAAGKHVLCEKPMGTTVEGCRRMIKACKDAGVKFMIAENHRFLPAHVAMHEIVAKGLIGDVLMVRAYEGVNEIHGLSKSGFWKGDPIKAGGGALMDMAAHKFATIDYILGSKVSRVTGVLAKQAVFLPEKAEDNAVAVANYANGAIADIVVSFTQKTIPYNSMEVYGTKGTLLENHAWTKPVRLCSFDEKMGDQVQQWIEPEVEHLPFPEYYTISVRETDAHFARCILEDKEPEFTPEQAMNVITAIHAGYLSHIEGRPVDTAEIEKLADEERTIEILERLAPSIPIYKNLPEVKKVNPIGYDSKRAAKLMKDYDLSLLIAASPMNVYYLSGLPLLHSADNPILLALNNQYPNLAMIRAEGEGTLIHWDVYKSAGFHSWFGDTVGIESQAEVGAALQSKIREWGLAGKRVGVETTAPKYLIDALTEGKIKVQLIDADEVFQDMRLVKTPLEIEYLEKAAEITEQALKDTIAIVKEGVTDLELLRTAKESLIRHGADDWDHLTLTIGDSDPEAPGTGRAVRKGEIVRLDFGGIYKGYVADINQHVVVGDVSAEADKLIEGLLEFQHYFEQRITPGVNMKALSDEALSWYKTTYPDGIAFSIGHSIGLQCEDQHIFGVLGQIDRPFEENMVFEIEAWEPYQGALIGVEDCYVVTKTGCRKMTTMPKNILRV; translated from the coding sequence ATGAACTCAGGATTAAGAAAGGATGCTTCGGTTGATAAGCCGCTGTCTGCGGATACCGGCATTGGACAGTCAGGACTTGACTTTTCGGATTTGAAAAACGGTTTCGGTCTTTTTGCACAAGTTTGTACTTCTGTGGAAGAACTGCGTTACGAAATGCGTATCCTTGAAGGAAAATCCTTCCAGTTCAATATCAAGAATAGTACAGATCTTGTTCATGAGGGCGCGGAGCCAGGTGACGAAGTGTTTTCCCTTGAATTTGGTCAGGGGAATTGCAAAGCCACGATGGGTCCTATCAAGACTAAGCCGCCGGTAGTTATCTTTTATGTGAATAAGGAAACGTTGTATGACCTGGTAAAAGGCGTTTTATATTCATCGGTCGCCCAAATGGGAGGATATATAAAATATACAGGGAATCGCCCTGATGCCATGGATTTTCAACGTGTCTTTGAGCTTTTTCTCAATCAGTTCCTGGTACACGACGTACAGTCTTTGAAAGAAGCTCAGAAGAAGATGGACTATTCCGGCAAGGTGAAATTCGGAGTCATAGGTGGAGGACAAGCATTCCATTTCCACAGTAATGGTGACCGGGGATCTTCTCTGATTGCTTATACAGGTATTTATGACCGCAATTATGAAAATGCGAAGAAAATGGCATTGACTTACCGGGACGGCGTCATGGTTCCCTATGAAAACATCGATGAAATGCTTGCTTCGGGAATCGATGCCGTCCTGGTAATGGTTCCTCATGTTTATCATGTGGAAATGGTCGAGAAATGCGCTGCCGCTGGCAAGCATGTACTCTGTGAAAAACCTATGGGTACGACCGTGGAAGGCTGTCGCCGGATGATTAAGGCATGCAAGGACGCCGGAGTGAAATTCATGATTGCCGAGAACCATCGTTTCCTTCCTGCCCATGTCGCCATGCATGAAATCGTGGCCAAAGGTTTGATTGGCGATGTGCTGATGGTGAGAGCTTATGAAGGGGTCAATGAAATTCATGGCCTCAGTAAAAGCGGTTTCTGGAAGGGAGATCCCATCAAAGCAGGTGGCGGCGCACTGATGGACATGGCGGCTCATAAATTTGCTACCATCGATTATATACTTGGGTCAAAAGTCAGCAGAGTTACCGGAGTATTGGCAAAACAGGCCGTTTTTCTGCCTGAGAAAGCCGAAGATAACGCTGTAGCTGTTGCAAATTATGCGAATGGGGCCATCGCTGACATTGTTGTCAGTTTCACTCAGAAAACAATTCCTTACAACAGCATGGAAGTATACGGGACAAAAGGCACCTTGCTTGAAAATCATGCATGGACGAAACCCGTACGTCTCTGCTCTTTCGATGAAAAAATGGGAGACCAAGTCCAGCAATGGATAGAACCCGAAGTCGAACACCTGCCGTTTCCAGAATACTATACTATTTCGGTACGCGAGACCGATGCCCATTTTGCCAGATGCATCTTGGAAGACAAAGAACCGGAATTTACTCCTGAACAGGCGATGAATGTCATTACGGCAATTCATGCAGGGTATCTTTCCCATATTGAAGGACGACCTGTTGATACGGCGGAAATCGAGAAATTGGCAGACGAAGAAAGAACCATTGAGATTCTGGAACGTTTAGCCCCTTCAATTCCAATTTATAAAAACCTACCGGAGGTGAAAAAAGTGAATCCCATAGGGTATGACTCAAAACGAGCGGCAAAACTGATGAAGGATTATGATCTTAGTCTGTTGATTGCCGCATCTCCCATGAACGTCTACTATCTGAGCGGATTGCCGTTGTTGCATAGCGCGGACAACCCGATTCTGCTTGCGCTGAATAATCAATATCCGAACTTAGCAATGATTCGCGCTGAGGGAGAAGGGACGCTTATTCACTGGGATGTGTATAAAAGCGCTGGATTCCACAGCTGGTTCGGTGACACTGTCGGTATTGAGAGTCAGGCGGAAGTCGGCGCGGCTTTGCAGTCGAAGATTCGGGAGTGGGGACTTGCAGGTAAGCGGGTAGGAGTGGAGACTACTGCTCCCAAGTATCTCATCGATGCGTTGACCGAAGGAAAAATCAAAGTACAACTGATTGATGCCGATGAAGTGTTCCAGGACATGCGGCTGGTAAAAACACCGCTGGAGATAGAGTATCTGGAGAAAGCGGCTGAAATCACTGAACAAGCCCTGAAGGATACGATTGCCATTGTGAAGGAAGGGGTGACTGACCTGGAACTCCTGAGAACGGCGAAAGAATCTTTGATCAGACATGGAGCCGATGATTGGGATCACTTGACATTGACTATCGGAGATTCTGATCCTGAGGCTCCTGGAACCGGTCGCGCTGTTCGTAAGGGTGAGATAGTCCGCTTGGATTTCGGCGGTATCTACAAAGGATATGTTGCGGACATCAACCAACACGTGGTAGTTGGCGATGTATCAGCCGAAGCTGACAAGTTAATTGAAGGACTTTTGGAATTCCAACACTATTTTGAACAACGGATTACTCCGGGAGTGAACATGAAAGCTCTCAGTGATGAAGCGTTGTCCTGGTACAAGACGACCTATCCTGATGGTATTGCCTTCAGCATTGGACATTCCATAGGACTGCAATGTGAAGATCAGCATATCTTTGGTGTTCTTGGGCAGATTGACCGTCCGTTTGAAGAAAATATGGTTTTTGAGATTGAAGCCTGGGAACCTTATCAAGGAGCGTTGATTGGGGTTGAAGATTGCTATGTCGTCACTAAGACAGGTTGCCGTAAGATGACGACCATGCCAAAGAATATTTTGAGAGTTTGA
- a CDS encoding pyridoxal phosphate-dependent aminotransferase, translating into MQMSHRISGFQCSPIRRLVPYAREAKKRGIHVYHLNIGQPDIKTPAEALAALSSFPDDIIAYGSSEGRDDLRQAWAEYYNRFGVGITSDDILITTGGSEAIQFSFMTLCDPGDEIIIPEPYYTNVASFANIAMVTLVPVTSTMDECFVLPDIGEFEKRITPRTRGVLLCSPNNPTGHVYSPEELTALLEMCRRHDIFLIVDEVYREFCYDGKTFISVLAYPEYADRVICIDSFSKRFSMCGARIGALITRNKEVRDSALKLSQARLCPPEVEQYVACAAFRAPATYLEDVKKEYEKRRDFFVARLKKIPDIRVSEPLGAFYLVVEFPVDDAEKFAIFMLKDFSHDGSTTMFAPAEDFYVTKGIGRKQARLAYVLNTGDLAAAADCLEAGLAAYRKKYMS; encoded by the coding sequence ATGCAGATGTCCCACAGAATTTCCGGTTTCCAGTGTTCCCCGATCCGCCGTCTCGTCCCCTATGCCCGTGAAGCAAAGAAGCGGGGTATTCATGTCTACCACCTGAATATCGGTCAGCCCGACATCAAGACCCCGGCAGAGGCTCTTGCCGCACTTTCTTCATTCCCTGACGACATCATTGCCTATGGCAGCAGCGAGGGGAGGGATGACCTGCGGCAGGCTTGGGCGGAATATTACAACCGTTTTGGCGTCGGTATCACATCTGACGACATCCTGATTACAACCGGAGGAAGCGAGGCAATCCAGTTTTCTTTCATGACGCTCTGCGATCCAGGCGATGAAATCATCATCCCTGAACCGTATTATACCAATGTGGCATCCTTCGCCAACATCGCTATGGTGACGCTCGTTCCGGTGACGAGTACGATGGATGAGTGCTTCGTCCTGCCTGATATCGGCGAGTTCGAGAAAAGAATCACTCCCCGAACCCGTGGCGTCCTGCTTTGTAGTCCTAACAATCCGACTGGACATGTCTATTCTCCTGAAGAACTGACTGCCTTACTGGAGATGTGCCGTCGTCATGACATTTTCCTCATTGTCGATGAGGTGTATCGGGAGTTCTGCTATGACGGCAAAACCTTCATCAGCGTCCTTGCATATCCGGAATATGCAGACAGGGTGATTTGCATAGACAGTTTCTCCAAGCGTTTCAGCATGTGTGGAGCCCGTATCGGCGCCCTTATCACACGAAACAAGGAAGTGCGGGACTCGGCGCTCAAGCTGTCACAGGCACGCCTCTGTCCCCCGGAGGTGGAGCAATACGTAGCCTGCGCAGCCTTCCGCGCTCCGGCCACGTATCTGGAAGACGTGAAGAAAGAGTACGAGAAGCGTCGTGATTTCTTTGTTGCGCGCCTCAAAAAAATTCCCGACATCCGGGTGAGTGAACCTCTTGGAGCCTTTTATCTGGTCGTCGAATTTCCTGTCGACGACGCGGAGAAATTCGCTATCTTCATGCTCAAAGATTTCAGTCATGATGGCAGCACGACGATGTTTGCTCCCGCCGAGGATTTCTATGTGACCAAAGGCATCGGTCGGAAACAGGCTCGCCTGGCATATGTCCTGAACACCGGAGACCTTGCGGCAGCGGCGGATTGCCTTGAAGCTGGACTGGCGGCATATCGGAAGAAGTACATGTCATGA
- the prs gene encoding ribose-phosphate diphosphokinase gives MSIIKPHKLGIIAGPGTEYLTGKVMRHLRRLYVERYKKVSSVLARRHNMTEEEILHQVIFTDDLNNRKIPRGKAPKTFQCPDLSINVKYTRFANGEVKAEMLAPVRGLRIFLIHDVTNESPIKVAGLDEPQVFSINDHLMFLFTTINALKLAGADNVTLVLPTYPYARQHKKSAREALTASMFGHICEMLGVNRIITLDIHSREIENSFTTLHLENLHASYQTLIQLNKVIDISDPDIVVVAPDTGAISRNKFYAQALHRPLAMLYKERDYSMVSRDAKHSNIKSINLLGDVKGKTVLIADDMIATGGTMIIAMRTLKEMGAKKIICMVSLPFFNGSGIEDFDAAYKEGSFYRIIGTNAVYHGRELTDKEWFIQADVSELFARVISRLHHGRPISPLLDNRAFIQNLIDAKQAHPQAPFEASDASASDPDRD, from the coding sequence ATGAGTATCATCAAACCGCATAAGCTCGGCATCATTGCCGGGCCCGGCACGGAATACCTTACGGGAAAAGTCATGCGTCATCTGCGCAGGCTTTATGTGGAAAGGTATAAGAAGGTATCCTCCGTTCTCGCCAGACGCCACAATATGACTGAAGAAGAGATACTCCACCAAGTCATATTCACTGACGACCTGAACAACCGCAAGATTCCCCGTGGAAAGGCTCCCAAGACTTTCCAGTGTCCGGATTTGAGCATCAATGTGAAATACACACGTTTTGCCAACGGGGAAGTGAAGGCCGAGATGTTGGCGCCAGTACGTGGACTCCGCATCTTCCTGATTCACGATGTGACCAACGAATCCCCGATTAAAGTTGCTGGGTTGGATGAACCACAGGTTTTTTCCATAAACGACCATCTGATGTTCCTTTTTACCACGATTAACGCGCTCAAGCTGGCAGGAGCTGATAATGTGACCCTTGTTCTGCCGACATATCCCTATGCGCGTCAGCATAAGAAAAGCGCGCGTGAAGCCCTCACCGCCAGCATGTTCGGACATATCTGTGAAATGCTGGGCGTCAATCGCATCATCACGCTGGACATCCATAGCCGGGAGATTGAAAATTCCTTTACTACGTTGCATCTGGAAAACCTCCATGCCTCATACCAGACCCTCATCCAATTGAACAAGGTCATTGACATCAGTGATCCGGATATCGTTGTCGTCGCTCCTGATACAGGCGCCATCAGCCGCAACAAGTTCTACGCCCAGGCGTTGCACAGACCTTTGGCCATGTTGTACAAGGAACGCGACTATTCCATGGTCAGCCGTGACGCGAAACATTCCAACATCAAGAGCATAAATCTTCTTGGCGATGTGAAAGGCAAGACCGTCCTGATTGCTGATGATATGATAGCCACCGGCGGTACCATGATCATCGCCATGCGTACGCTCAAGGAAATGGGCGCAAAGAAAATTATCTGTATGGTCAGTCTGCCGTTCTTCAACGGGTCAGGTATCGAGGACTTTGATGCCGCCTACAAGGAAGGTAGCTTCTATCGTATCATTGGAACCAACGCCGTCTACCATGGACGCGAGTTGACGGACAAAGAATGGTTCATCCAGGCAGACGTATCAGAACTTTTCGCACGAGTCATCAGTCGGCTCCATCATGGGCGTCCCATCAGTCCTCTCTTGGACAACAGGGCATTCATCCAGAACCTGATTGATGCCAAGCAGGCACATCCGCAGGCTCCTTTCGAAGCGAGCGATGCCAGTGCTAGTGACCCGGACCGTGATTGA
- a CDS encoding carbohydrate ABC transporter permease encodes MKSKIILKDERKTSIVSYILLTIFTIVAIMPMVYLISTSLRPNGALYEFPPRLFPKIENLTLENYRYIISESKFYVNFLNSIVAAVITVCVSAFISTGLAFVLGKFRFKGKKLLFGFIIMTMIIPGTTLIIPQFELAITLGTVNKLMGLIPFYIAWVIPFSTFMIKGFIENIPDDLMEASEIDGASVLTVFFRVVLPLSSPAIASVSIFNFLSTWEEYPWANTVINDNQKRTLPIAISGFFGQHQFTQWGYVFAMSVLTLIPVIVVFICFQKYFVSGLMSGSVKG; translated from the coding sequence ATGAAATCAAAAATCATCCTCAAGGACGAGAGAAAAACTTCTATCGTCAGTTATATCTTGCTTACGATTTTTACGATTGTGGCGATTATGCCTATGGTGTATCTAATCAGTACTTCACTTCGACCAAATGGGGCTTTATACGAGTTTCCTCCACGTTTATTTCCGAAGATTGAGAACCTGACCCTTGAAAATTATCGTTACATTATTTCCGAAAGTAAGTTTTATGTGAATTTTCTCAACAGTATCGTTGCCGCTGTAATTACGGTATGTGTGTCCGCATTCATCTCCACTGGTTTGGCTTTTGTGTTGGGAAAGTTCCGTTTCAAGGGAAAAAAGTTACTGTTCGGCTTCATAATCATGACAATGATTATTCCTGGGACGACGCTCATCATCCCGCAGTTTGAGCTGGCAATTACACTTGGTACAGTAAACAAGTTGATGGGACTTATTCCTTTTTATATCGCGTGGGTGATACCATTCTCAACTTTCATGATTAAAGGATTCATTGAAAATATCCCTGATGATTTGATGGAAGCATCAGAAATAGACGGAGCTTCCGTGCTTACGGTATTTTTCAGAGTCGTCCTGCCTTTGTCGAGTCCTGCGATTGCTTCGGTTTCAATATTCAATTTCTTAAGCACATGGGAGGAATATCCATGGGCAAACACAGTAATCAATGATAATCAGAAGCGGACTTTGCCCATAGCCATTTCAGGTTTTTTCGGACAACATCAATTCACTCAATGGGGATATGTGTTTGCCATGTCTGTCCTGACCTTGATTCCCGTCATTGTCGTATTCATCTGTTTCCAGAAGTATTTTGTGTCAGGTTTGATGTCGGGGAGTGTAAAAGGATGA